The proteins below are encoded in one region of Halorhodospira halochloris:
- a CDS encoding KpsF/GutQ family sugar-phosphate isomerase, with translation MQRLGQEVLKLEAKAVNSLAERIGDNFSRACRHILSCTGRVIVTGMGKSGHIGSKIAATLASTGTPAFFVHPGEASHGDLGMITGADVVLALSNSGETHELNAILPRLRRLGVPLISLTGNPDSTLAREATVHIDIQVEKEACPLGLAPTSSTTASLAMGDALAIALLDARGFTAEDFARSHPGGRLGRRLLLHIEDVMQTGDKVPQVTPGTLLREALLEISHKGLGMTAVVDSTQQVLGIFTDGDLRRALDQGIDVHTTEIATVMTQAPQTAPPHLLAAEAAERMERHRINALLITAEDGRLIGALNMHDLLQAGVV, from the coding sequence CTGCAGAGACTTGGCCAGGAGGTACTTAAGCTGGAAGCAAAGGCTGTCAACTCTTTGGCTGAACGCATCGGTGATAACTTCAGCAGAGCCTGCCGCCATATACTATCCTGCACTGGCAGGGTAATAGTCACCGGCATGGGTAAATCGGGGCATATAGGCTCTAAAATAGCAGCCACCCTAGCCAGCACCGGCACCCCGGCGTTTTTCGTCCACCCCGGCGAAGCTAGCCATGGCGATCTAGGCATGATAACCGGCGCCGATGTGGTGCTGGCTCTTTCCAACTCTGGCGAAACCCATGAACTCAACGCCATATTGCCCCGCTTAAGGCGTCTCGGCGTACCGCTTATCTCCCTTACCGGCAATCCGGATTCCACCCTGGCCCGCGAAGCCACAGTGCACATCGACATACAGGTGGAAAAGGAGGCATGCCCCTTGGGCTTAGCACCAACCTCTAGCACAACCGCGAGTCTAGCTATGGGCGATGCGCTAGCGATAGCCCTGCTTGATGCCCGCGGCTTTACTGCCGAGGACTTTGCCCGCTCCCACCCTGGCGGTCGCCTGGGTCGGCGACTTCTGCTGCACATTGAGGACGTCATGCAGACCGGCGACAAGGTTCCGCAAGTTACTCCCGGAACATTGCTGCGCGAGGCCTTGCTGGAGATAAGCCACAAAGGCTTAGGCATGACGGCTGTAGTGGACTCTACTCAACAAGTGCTCGGCATATTTACAGACGGTGACCTACGCCGCGCTTTAGATCAAGGCATTGATGTGCACACCACCGAGATTGCGACAGTAATGACCCAAGCTCCGCAAACGGCCCCGCCACACCTGCTCGCGGCCGAAGCCGCGGAGCGCATGGAGCGCCATCGTATCAACGCCCTGTTGATAACCGCTGAAGATGGCAGGCTGATAGGCGCATTGAACATGCATGACCTACTCCAGGCCGGTGTTGTATGA
- a CDS encoding KdsC family phosphatase gives MSRISTTKLAYCTPPSEAILSLAANVKTAIFDVDGVLTDGTVYVGEDAKQMLAFHIHDGKGLRMLIEAGINVAWATARRGDAVLARAHELGVELVMDGCRNKAQAVHQVAAQFGHGPSACSYLGDDIIDIAAIEVVGLGAAVADAHPQVISCAAWTTQHSGGRGAARELAELLLLAQNKLNY, from the coding sequence ATGAGTAGAATAAGCACCACAAAGCTTGCTTATTGCACTCCCCCTAGTGAAGCCATTCTAAGTCTGGCGGCAAACGTCAAAACTGCGATATTTGATGTGGATGGCGTTCTAACTGATGGCACGGTTTATGTCGGCGAGGACGCCAAGCAGATGCTCGCGTTCCATATCCATGATGGCAAGGGACTGCGCATGCTTATAGAGGCAGGGATAAACGTTGCCTGGGCGACTGCGCGCCGCGGCGACGCCGTCCTAGCCCGGGCGCACGAACTCGGGGTTGAACTGGTTATGGATGGCTGCCGGAATAAGGCTCAAGCGGTGCACCAGGTAGCAGCTCAGTTCGGCCATGGGCCGAGTGCATGCTCTTATCTCGGTGACGATATTATCGACATCGCGGCAATAGAGGTTGTCGGTTTAGGGGCTGCGGTAGCTGATGCCCACCCTCAAGTAATCTCCTGTGCTGCTTGGACTACCCAGCACTCGGGAGGACGGGGCGCAGCCCGCGAATTGGCAGAACTGCTACTCCTTGCTCAGAACAAATTAAACTATTAA
- the lptC gene encoding LPS export ABC transporter periplasmic protein LptC translates to MAQRILFPIAVVVLTILVGIFLTHDAPEEELPAEPEEVERADYFLAEFAIHHHDEQGKMRSILRGKQGEHFPVSQTIQIDQPHWQAESTDGSIWFANSPFGSFKRDTQVIILHEDVDIRRQADEQRPPLDIVTRELFINIDNHQAMTEERVVATDPWGSAEGIGMTLDYYRDRLQLHNQAKGRYETKQGE, encoded by the coding sequence GTGGCGCAGAGAATACTCTTCCCCATTGCGGTAGTTGTTTTGACTATCTTGGTTGGCATCTTCCTAACCCATGATGCCCCCGAAGAAGAGTTGCCCGCTGAACCCGAGGAAGTAGAGCGAGCTGACTACTTTCTGGCCGAATTCGCAATTCATCATCATGATGAACAAGGTAAAATGCGCTCCATATTGAGAGGTAAACAAGGCGAACATTTTCCCGTAAGTCAGACCATTCAGATTGACCAGCCGCATTGGCAGGCGGAGTCAACCGATGGCTCGATTTGGTTCGCAAACTCGCCGTTTGGCTCATTCAAACGCGACACCCAAGTCATAATTCTGCATGAAGACGTAGACATACGCCGCCAGGCAGATGAGCAGCGCCCACCCCTGGATATTGTCACCCGTGAACTGTTTATCAATATCGATAACCATCAAGCAATGACTGAAGAACGGGTAGTCGCCACCGATCCATGGGGCTCGGCAGAAGGCATTGGCATGACTCTGGACTACTATCGCGACAGGCTGCAGTTGCACAACCAGGCGAAAGGACGCTATGAGACTAAACAAGGCGAGTAA
- the lptA gene encoding lipopolysaccharide transport periplasmic protein LptA, with the protein MRLNKASKYLYTALILCHCALSLASDSQPRPPIEVEADRVDMDAKSGISIYQGNAVMTHGEMRISGDRIEIHTTEEGELKHLIVIGQPARYRDLPEGEEQEVRAKASRMEYYVSGPERALFFGDALFWQGQDSLSGDSVFVNLETQAVKAQGNDDQRARAIIYPGQREER; encoded by the coding sequence ATGAGACTAAACAAGGCGAGTAAATATTTATATACAGCACTGATTCTCTGTCATTGCGCTCTGTCGCTGGCCAGTGATTCGCAGCCCCGCCCACCGATAGAGGTTGAAGCTGACCGAGTCGACATGGATGCCAAGAGCGGAATTAGTATATACCAAGGCAACGCTGTAATGACCCATGGCGAGATGAGGATAAGCGGTGATCGCATAGAGATACACACCACCGAAGAGGGTGAACTAAAGCACCTAATCGTTATCGGCCAACCAGCCCGATACCGCGATCTACCCGAGGGAGAAGAACAGGAAGTGCGCGCTAAAGCGAGTCGTATGGAATATTATGTATCTGGCCCGGAACGGGCGTTATTTTTCGGTGATGCCCTTTTTTGGCAAGGGCAAGACTCGCTAAGCGGCGACAGCGTATTCGTTAATCTCGAAACCCAGGCTGTTAAAGCCCAAGGCAATGATGACCAACGAGCCCGAGCAATCATCTACCCTGGCCAACGTGAGGAGCGCTGA
- the lptB gene encoding LPS export ABC transporter ATP-binding protein, whose translation MATLKAEGLYKSYRGRAIVSDANLEVAKGEIVGLLGPNGAGKTTCFYMVVGLVKADAGSITLNQADLTELPIHARAKAGIGYLPQEPSVFRKLSVADNLNAILQLRSDLSRAERKSAAEELLEDFGVNHVRDSMGISLSGGERRRVEIARALAANPQFILLDEPFAGVDPISVGDIQRIVRRLADRGIGVLITDHNVRETLGIVQRAYILSDGRVLAAGNAQEILADPKVREVYLGEDFSL comes from the coding sequence GTGGCGACCTTGAAGGCGGAGGGACTATACAAGAGCTATCGGGGCCGGGCTATCGTTAGTGATGCCAACCTAGAGGTCGCTAAGGGTGAGATAGTCGGCCTACTCGGCCCTAACGGGGCCGGCAAAACAACTTGCTTTTACATGGTGGTTGGCCTGGTTAAGGCTGACGCTGGTAGCATAACCCTTAACCAGGCAGATTTAACCGAGCTACCCATTCATGCTAGGGCCAAAGCTGGTATCGGCTATCTCCCGCAGGAGCCATCAGTATTTCGTAAACTAAGCGTCGCAGACAACCTCAACGCCATTTTGCAGCTGCGCTCAGATCTCAGCCGAGCCGAGCGCAAAAGTGCAGCAGAAGAGCTGCTAGAAGACTTTGGCGTAAATCACGTTCGCGATTCTATGGGAATTTCTCTGTCTGGAGGGGAAAGGCGTCGGGTTGAGATTGCCAGAGCCCTTGCCGCTAATCCGCAATTTATTTTATTGGATGAACCCTTCGCCGGAGTCGACCCAATATCGGTTGGCGACATTCAACGGATAGTTCGCCGGTTAGCCGATCGCGGCATCGGTGTTCTCATTACCGACCACAACGTACGCGAAACCCTGGGCATTGTTCAGAGGGCATATATCCTTAGCGACGGCCGGGTCTTAGCTGCAGGAAACGCCCAAGAAATCCTCGCTGACCCTAAAGTAAGGGAGGTCTATCTGGGTGAGGATTTTAGCTTATGA
- a CDS encoding RNA polymerase factor sigma-54 gives MKQTLQLRVGQQLAMTPQLQQAIRLLQLSSLELHNEIQQALESNLMLETDEGEETSVADKSNQDQNAEEQPSGEAIPDELPLDTSWEDIYDASYACASPGADSATDILENRSSNPQGLIEHLLWQVEMEDLTESERLVAEIIVDSIDEDGYLQSSVEEIHGQLPTSIHFSPSDVESILARIQRLDPHGIAARSPAEALFIQLEQLPETTPWRGEAMEIVLNHLERVAEQRYDEIQAELGLSGSAVDETLELIRSLDPRPGQQLSNSAPEYIIPDVTVFRQDGAWHVELNREMTPTLRINPYYASLVKRGDTSADNHCLRTHLQEARWLLKSLQSRNETLLKVASAIVDRQREFMDHGEEAMQPLVLREIAETIDMHESTISRITTNKYMYTPRGTYEFKYFFSSHVSTTDGGEASATAIRARIKRLISAEETSKPLSDSAIAESLRDEGIKVARRTVAKYRESLGIASSSQRKVKQRGYGNKTQAAELRK, from the coding sequence ATGAAGCAAACGCTTCAGCTAAGAGTGGGCCAACAGCTGGCCATGACGCCTCAGTTACAGCAGGCCATTCGGCTGCTGCAGCTGTCTAGTCTCGAATTGCATAACGAAATCCAGCAGGCGCTGGAATCCAATCTAATGCTGGAGACTGATGAGGGCGAAGAGACAAGCGTTGCAGACAAGTCAAATCAGGATCAAAACGCGGAAGAGCAACCTAGCGGTGAGGCAATACCCGACGAACTACCCTTGGATACCAGCTGGGAAGATATTTATGACGCCAGCTACGCCTGCGCATCCCCAGGAGCTGATTCAGCCACAGACATCTTAGAGAATCGCAGCTCCAACCCCCAGGGACTGATAGAGCATTTGCTCTGGCAAGTGGAGATGGAGGACCTTACCGAGAGTGAACGTTTAGTTGCCGAGATCATTGTTGATTCTATTGATGAGGACGGCTACCTCCAGTCAAGTGTTGAAGAGATACACGGCCAGCTTCCGACAAGCATCCATTTCAGCCCTAGCGATGTGGAGTCTATCCTTGCCCGTATCCAGCGCTTGGATCCGCATGGCATAGCCGCTCGATCACCTGCAGAGGCACTTTTTATTCAGCTTGAGCAACTCCCCGAAACCACACCTTGGCGAGGGGAAGCGATGGAAATAGTCCTCAACCACTTGGAACGAGTCGCCGAGCAGCGCTATGACGAGATACAAGCCGAGCTAGGCTTGAGTGGCTCGGCTGTTGACGAAACACTCGAACTGATCAGGAGCCTCGATCCTCGGCCGGGTCAACAACTGAGCAACTCTGCACCAGAGTACATCATTCCTGACGTTACCGTATTCCGCCAGGACGGCGCTTGGCATGTTGAACTCAATCGCGAGATGACGCCTACTCTACGGATCAACCCCTACTACGCCAGTCTCGTTAAACGCGGCGATACTAGTGCCGATAATCACTGTTTACGGACCCACCTCCAGGAGGCTCGCTGGTTGTTAAAGAGCTTGCAAAGCCGCAATGAGACGCTGCTTAAGGTGGCCAGCGCCATCGTCGATCGGCAAAGAGAGTTCATGGACCACGGCGAGGAGGCCATGCAGCCTCTGGTATTGCGCGAGATAGCCGAGACAATTGACATGCATGAGTCTACAATATCGCGGATAACAACCAACAAATACATGTACACACCACGTGGGACGTATGAGTTCAAGTACTTTTTTTCCAGTCACGTAAGCACCACAGATGGAGGTGAGGCATCTGCTACTGCCATCCGGGCACGAATAAAACGCTTGATAAGCGCTGAAGAGACCAGCAAACCGCTTAGTGACAGCGCCATCGCTGAATCTCTCAGGGATGAGGGCATCAAGGTAGCACGTAGGACCGTAGCCAAGTATCGTGAATCTTTGGGCATTGCCTCGTCTTCGCAACGCAAAGTCAAACAAAGAGGCTACGGCAATAAGACGCAAGCTGCAGAACTTCGCAAATGA
- the hpf gene encoding ribosome hibernation-promoting factor, HPF/YfiA family, whose product MQIKLSGHHIEITDSLRDYVNDKMSRLQRHFDNLIDTEVILSVEKLQQKAEANIQLGSGGGRVFANAVSNDMYAAIDALIDKLDRQIKKQKDKAVDKKRQGTSLKSSQHEDSLGT is encoded by the coding sequence ATGCAAATCAAACTCAGCGGTCACCATATAGAGATTACCGACTCCTTACGCGACTATGTAAATGACAAGATGAGCAGGCTACAGCGTCACTTTGACAATTTGATTGACACTGAAGTCATACTATCTGTTGAAAAATTGCAACAGAAAGCGGAGGCTAATATACAGCTCGGCAGTGGTGGAGGCAGGGTATTTGCAAATGCAGTCTCTAATGATATGTACGCAGCAATCGATGCGCTGATCGACAAACTGGATCGGCAGATAAAGAAACAGAAGGATAAAGCGGTAGACAAGAAACGTCAGGGCACGTCCTTAAAGTCGAGCCAGCACGAAGACTCGCTCGGGACGTAG
- a CDS encoding PTS sugar transporter subunit IIA, whose product MDIEQLISPERVRCVSEAKDKEQVLSYVGQLIGEAEDRLTGDEICKRLMARERLGSTGLGHGVALPHARLEGIDKAIGAFIRLDQGIDFHAFDRAPVDILFALVVPEHFTDEHLQILAALAEMFSDPELCEKLRSPSSDDSLHEILRGWRPSSDST is encoded by the coding sequence ATGGACATCGAGCAACTGATTTCCCCAGAACGGGTCCGCTGCGTTAGTGAGGCCAAGGACAAAGAGCAGGTCCTGTCTTATGTTGGCCAGCTTATAGGCGAAGCCGAAGATCGTCTAACTGGTGATGAGATCTGTAAACGCCTAATGGCCCGTGAACGCCTTGGCAGTACCGGGCTGGGGCATGGCGTCGCCCTGCCTCACGCCCGCCTTGAGGGTATTGATAAGGCCATTGGCGCCTTCATACGGCTCGACCAAGGGATAGACTTCCACGCCTTTGATAGAGCCCCGGTGGACATCCTCTTTGCTCTAGTAGTTCCGGAGCATTTCACTGACGAACACCTGCAGATACTGGCCGCCTTGGCGGAAATGTTTAGTGATCCAGAGCTATGCGAAAAGCTGCGCAGCCCCAGTAGCGATGATAGCTTGCATGAAATACTCCGGGGATGGCGTCCGTCGTCAGATTCAACATGA
- a CDS encoding HPr kinase/phosphorylase, whose amino-acid sequence MSLSKSNDGTIIPGVLMHINGRGVLLRGPSGVGKSDCALAMIQRGHLLVADDAVLIKQQDSQLIGSCPQIGFGLIHLRDLGIVDIREIYGAQSLSRSSRIDLQVTLTRNAGSNCPISLIKGRRHSANYCGTIIPALKLTAVEQRPLAELIEIAVAQLNSTSEKLSHQDIPNRITYQESLVNTDSPPFDGAGEDQNTAYTPINNRTSRLSRAAEEVAWPKSG is encoded by the coding sequence ATGAGTCTTTCAAAATCAAACGATGGCACTATAATCCCCGGTGTGCTGATGCATATCAATGGCCGGGGAGTTCTGCTCCGGGGGCCTAGTGGGGTTGGCAAGAGCGACTGCGCCCTGGCAATGATTCAACGCGGCCATCTTCTTGTAGCAGATGATGCCGTGCTGATTAAACAACAGGACAGTCAGCTGATAGGATCATGCCCGCAGATCGGGTTTGGGCTAATACACCTGCGCGACTTAGGGATAGTAGACATAAGAGAAATCTACGGCGCACAGTCTCTATCCCGCAGCAGCAGGATAGATCTGCAAGTCACACTAACTAGGAATGCAGGCAGTAATTGCCCAATTTCACTAATCAAGGGGCGCCGTCATAGCGCTAATTACTGCGGCACTATTATCCCCGCACTGAAGCTGACCGCTGTAGAGCAACGGCCATTAGCGGAACTCATTGAAATCGCAGTAGCACAGCTAAACTCAACCAGCGAAAAACTATCACACCAAGACATTCCAAACCGTATTACTTACCAAGAGAGTCTTGTTAATACGGACTCTCCCCCATTTGACGGTGCTGGTGAAGATCAAAATACGGCTTATACCCCGATAAACAACCGTACTTCTCGGCTATCACGCGCAGCAGAGGAGGTGGCGTGGCCGAAATCAGGTTAA
- the rapZ gene encoding RNase adapter RapZ yields the protein MAEIRLIVVSGLSGSGKSVALNTLEDAGFYCIDNLPVNLIADFALFAKKNHQRIGSKFAVGIDARNPKEDLVNLPQTIEYLQQTGITTEAIFLYADDYILMRRYSETRRRHPLAQDGRPLSDSLKDEKAVLEPLRERADWTIDTSRTSVHDLRSLVYERLGGDRPTLAILVQSFGFKHGIPTDADYVFDARCLPNPHWVPELRASTGQHVGVCDFLENHPETETLYNQILGIIAYWLPTYKESGRSYLTVAIGCTGGQHRSVYLAERLANDLAEQCSRLTLRHRELP from the coding sequence GTGGCCGAAATCAGGTTAATCGTCGTCAGCGGCCTGTCTGGATCCGGCAAGAGCGTTGCCCTAAACACCCTTGAGGATGCTGGATTTTACTGCATCGATAATTTGCCAGTAAATTTAATCGCTGACTTCGCCCTCTTTGCCAAAAAAAACCATCAAAGGATTGGTAGCAAATTTGCGGTGGGCATAGATGCCCGCAACCCTAAAGAAGATCTTGTCAACCTGCCGCAAACTATAGAATACCTGCAGCAAACTGGCATAACCACGGAAGCCATCTTTCTTTATGCCGATGATTATATTTTGATGCGTCGCTACAGTGAAACACGCCGGCGTCACCCGTTGGCTCAAGATGGCAGACCGCTCAGTGACTCGTTAAAAGACGAAAAGGCGGTATTAGAACCATTGCGCGAACGCGCTGATTGGACTATAGACACCTCAAGGACTAGTGTTCACGATCTAAGATCACTGGTTTATGAAAGGCTCGGAGGCGACCGCCCTACACTCGCGATATTGGTTCAGTCTTTCGGTTTTAAACATGGAATCCCGACCGATGCCGACTATGTCTTTGACGCGCGCTGCCTACCTAATCCGCACTGGGTACCGGAGCTAAGGGCTAGTACCGGGCAGCACGTCGGGGTTTGTGACTTTTTAGAAAACCACCCGGAGACCGAGACTCTATACAATCAGATATTGGGTATAATAGCTTACTGGTTACCAACTTATAAGGAATCAGGAAGGAGCTACTTGACCGTGGCAATAGGTTGTACTGGCGGTCAACACAGATCCGTATATTTAGCAGAAAGGCTTGCCAACGACTTGGCTGAACAGTGCAGTCGGCTAACCTTACGCCACAGGGAACTTCCATGA
- a CDS encoding PTS sugar transporter subunit IIA: protein MSVGLLLITHQRIGQELLQIASQTLGVCPLQTKALGVYFEDEPHKMAHKAEEMIKDLDSGSGVLILSDAYGSTPANIAVSAAKNKTTRLVTGVNLPMLLRIFNYHESSLDELTEAAFKGGRDGIVSPTT from the coding sequence ATGAGCGTAGGATTGCTCCTGATAACTCACCAAAGGATAGGCCAGGAGCTATTACAGATTGCTTCCCAAACTCTAGGTGTGTGCCCGCTACAAACCAAAGCTCTGGGCGTTTATTTTGAAGATGAGCCACATAAGATGGCCCACAAAGCCGAAGAAATGATAAAAGATCTCGACAGCGGCTCGGGGGTGCTTATTTTATCCGATGCCTACGGCTCAACCCCGGCCAACATAGCCGTATCAGCCGCTAAGAACAAGACCACAAGGTTGGTTACAGGAGTAAACCTGCCGATGCTCTTGCGCATCTTCAACTACCACGAAAGCTCTCTTGATGAACTTACCGAAGCTGCTTTTAAAGGTGGGCGCGACGGCATCGTATCACCAACCACCTAG
- a CDS encoding HPr family phosphocarrier protein, which produces MTCKEAVIQNRLGLHARAAARFVSVASGFKCDIHVCSGDKKVNGKSIMGLMMLAAGLGTQITIEANGQDEELAARDLAELVENGFGEDPNQED; this is translated from the coding sequence ATGACTTGTAAGGAAGCTGTTATACAAAACCGTCTGGGACTTCACGCCCGTGCTGCGGCACGTTTCGTCAGTGTTGCTTCCGGCTTTAAGTGCGACATCCATGTCTGCTCTGGAGATAAAAAGGTAAACGGCAAGAGCATAATGGGGCTGATGATGCTAGCAGCTGGGCTCGGCACGCAAATCACCATCGAAGCCAACGGCCAAGATGAGGAACTAGCTGCCAGGGATCTAGCCGAACTAGTGGAGAACGGATTCGGCGAAGATCCCAACCAGGAGGATTAA